The nucleotide sequence TGGTAGATGTCGCCGTCCACCACCAGCGCGACCGGGTCGTTGTGCTCGAGCGCGCGCAGCAGCTTGCGAAATCCGTCCTCGGGCGAAACCGTCACGATGCTCAGCTCCGACTTGGTCTCGCGGACGGCGCCCGTGAGCCAGCGGCCGAGCTGGACCCCGGCCACCGCGTGGAGCGCGTAGCCGAACTGGGCGATCATCACTCCGGCCAGCTCCCAGTTGCCGATGTGCGAGGAGGCGAGGATGACGCCGCGGCCGCGGGCCAGCGCGGCCTCGAGATGCTCGCGGCCCTCGACCTCGACCGACGCGAGCAGCTGGGCGCGGGACAGGTGGGGCAGGCGGAAGAACTCGTACATCATCCGGTTGTAGCTGCGCATCATGCGGCGGGCGATCCGGACGCGGTCGCGCCGGCCGGCCCTCGGCATGGTGACGGCGAGGTTGGCCAGCGCCGCATGCCGACGGGCGGGGAAAAACCGGAAATGCACCTCCGTCAGCAGGTCGGCGAACAGATAGCCCAGCCAGGCCGGCATACCGGAAATGAGCGCTGTCAGCGAGCCGTAGACGAGTCGGGACATTCCTTGGCCTCAGGATCCTCGGCCCGGTGCGGACGCGAGGGGCGGGGGGGAGCCGAACCGGCCTGGCCGGTGACCGCCCGACCGTAGGTGGACCTCTCCGGGAGTGTCAAGCACCCGGCCCGGTCCCCGCGCCGGGCCGATTCGCCGCCCCGCGCAGCCGGTACTCTCGGCTGGCAGTCGCGGAACGGCCCGGGCTAGGATGCGCCTGGCTGCAGGGACGCCGCAGCGCCTTCACGCCGGCCCCGGAACGGTCTGGCCGGCGCGGGCGCCCGTTTCGCGAGGAGGGGACATGTCGAGCCAGAAGCTCGTGCGCTGTGAGTTGATCCGCAAGGACACCGGCAATGCCCAGGTGCGCTTCGTCCCGCTCGAGATTTTCGGCCTCTGGGAGCACCTCATGAAGTCCCGGCACGCCTTCGAGGTGGTGCGGCCGCGGGCCTCGCTGTGGCTCGACATGGAGGACTCGCCGGACGCCGCCTATTCGGCCAACCAGTACGAGCGGGTGACCGAGGTCACGGCGTTCATCTACTCGGAGCACGACGAGATGTTCACGCGGGCGCGGCGTTATTTCCCGAGCGGTGAGGCCGAGGATCTCAAGGAGATCTTCCTGTCCCACTACGCCTCGCCCGAGGGCCGCATCCAGACCCAGGTTCACGAGCGTCCGGGCATCTGGATTCACCGCGAGGCCGTCGCCGCCCCGGCCTGAGTTCCCGGCCCCGTTCCCCTCCACGCGACGCCGTCGGGCGGCCGCCGGGCGCTTTCCCGGGCCGGCCCAGAAAAAGCGTGAAGCCCCTGCCGGGCCCCGCCGATACCGGTCGCGAAGCTGGACAGGAATCGTCGCTCGCCATCGTCGAGCGCGCGAGGCGACCGGCACGATGCCGGACCGCAGGTGGCGACCCCATCCGAAGACGGAACTCGTTTCGGCTTCCTCGAAGGCCCCGTGGAGAAAGGGCGGCAAGGGGCTCCATGGGACTCCCTCGCGACAGGGTGGGGTCACTACAAGGAGGACATGAACCGTGGTCGTCGTGAGCTATTCAGGCAAGGAGATCAACGCCAAGCTGGTGTATTACGGCGCCGGCCTGTGCGGTAAGACCACGAATCTCGAAGCCATCTACGAGGCCGTGCCCGACACGAGCCGAGGCAAGATGGTCAGCATGAAGACGCAGTCCGACCGGACGCTCTTCTTCGACCTGCTCCCGCTCGACCTGGGCGAGATCATGGGCTTCAAGACCCGGTTCCTCCTTTACACGGTCCCCGGCCAGGTGTTCTACAACGCGACGCGCAAGCTCGTGCTGAAGGGCGCGGACGCGATCGTCTTCGTCGTGGACTCCGAAGTCGGCAAGATGGAGGAGAACAAGGAGTCGCTCGCCAACCTGCGGGCCAACCTCGGCGAATACAACATCAGCCTCGACTCGCTTCCGTGGGTCATGCAGTACAACAAGCGCGACCTGCCCAACATCTATTCGATCGACGAGCTGAACGCCGAGCTCAATCCGGGCGGCAAGGTTCCGTTCTTCGAAGGCGTGGCGCGCGAGGGCAAGGGCGTTTTCGAGACCTTCCGGGGCATCTCGCACCTGCTCATGGAAAAGGTGACCAAGGACCTGCGCCGCTCGCCCGGAGGCCGCACCGCGCCCGCCGAGCCGGCCGAGACGCACCCGCCGCGCGAGAGCGTGCGCGCGAGCGCGCCGCCCCCCGCGCCGGCCCACGTCATCCAGCACGAAGCTCAGTCGACGCCGGCGCCCCTGGACGGCGGTGACGCCGCGCGCATCGACTACGGCCGCGAGATCGAGTTGCCCGGGAGGCAGCCCGCGGCGGCGCGCGCCGCCGAACCCGTCGGCGCCCGCGCGAGCGAGCCCGCGCCGATCAAACCGACGCCGACCGGCGCCGGCCCCTCGATGTCCATGCAGATCCCCGCGGCTTTGCGCAATCCGGCGCCCGCCGTGGCGGCCTCGCCCGCGCCCGCGCGCGCGACGGCGACGGAACCCGCCCCCGCGCCGGTGGTGGCGGCATCGCCCGCGGCGCCCGCATCGCCCGCTCCGCAGGCCACCCGGCTCGTGGTGCCGGTCTCGATCGCCCGGGGCGGCACGTACGAGATCGTGATCAAGCTCCAGGTGGGGGACGAAAGCTGACCTGCTGTTGACACGAGATGAACCTGGAACCCGCGCCGTCCCCAATCGTCCGTTGACTTGGGCCGCGCGGGTTTCTAGTTTCCTCCTGGAACGGAGGTCCACCTCATGATGCGTCGCGCCTGCTTCGCCGCCCTGTTCGTCGCTTGCATGGCCGTCACCGCCCACTCGGGAACGCTGTTCGATCCGGAGGCCGTCGGCTTCACGCCCAGGGTCCCTGTCAGCGCGCTGGCGCGACCCGCGGCGTGGTTCGATCCCGCGCGGTTGCACATGAGCAGCACGATCGCGGTCGGCTCCGGCTGGGGGACGACGAGCGCTCTGCAGACGACCAGTTTCCTCTACCAGTTCCGCGCGCCGGTCACGATGGCCGTGACCCTCGGCAACGAGTTGGGCACCGGCGGCGCGGGCCGCGGCGCGTCCTTCTTCCTGCAGGGGCTCGACCTGAGCTGGAAGCCGAGCGGAAACTCGATGATCCGGCTCCAGTTCCAGGACCTGCGTTCGCCGTTGCAGTACGGCCACGGCTACGGCAACGGCAGCTACGGCTTCGGGAATCCGTACCTGGGCTGGTGAGCCCGCGTGAGTGATTCACGCCTGCGGGCCGCGTTCGCCGCCCGCGCCGGCCGCACCGGATTCATTCCGTTCGTCACCGCCGGCTATCCGTCCCTCGACGACACGTTCGAGATGCTTCGCGCCTTCGAGCACGAGGGCGCGCTGGCCGCCGAGGTCGGCATCCCGTTCTCCGACCCGATCGCGGACGGTCCCGA is from Candidatus Eisenbacteria bacterium and encodes:
- a CDS encoding lysophospholipid acyltransferase family protein, coding for MSRLVYGSLTALISGMPAWLGYLFADLLTEVHFRFFPARRHAALANLAVTMPRAGRRDRVRIARRMMRSYNRMMYEFFRLPHLSRAQLLASVEVEGREHLEAALARGRGVILASSHIGNWELAGVMIAQFGYALHAVAGVQLGRWLTGAVRETKSELSIVTVSPEDGFRKLLRALEHNDPVALVVDGDIYQHGVDVEFFGRPYRFPAGPGVLAQRTGAQVICGYCERLSPGRFRMVMEKPLDPAACASTAELNQAVATTIERHIREHLDQWCIFRPMWEPAPGGAAEHAGGARRVEA